Genomic DNA from Equus caballus isolate H_3958 breed thoroughbred chromosome 10, TB-T2T, whole genome shotgun sequence:
GACAGCACTGGGGCGGATCCGGCGTCTTGTGTGACCAGGGAGCCGTGGCAAAAACTTGAAGGACTTGGGCATCATGTCCAGGCAGGCGTCGTGGAATTTCTTAATCCTCCAGTAGTAAATCAGTGGGTTCAAGGCAGACTTGAGGTagcagagccagagcagccagGTGCTAATCTCAAAAAAGTTGTGCTTATAGTAAAAGTGTTCACTGAACGTTGCCACAAGGCTGTAAGTGGTGAAGGGGGCCCAGCAGACGATGAAGACAGCAAAGAGAATCAAGATGGTGGTGAAGGCACGCGTTTTAAAGCCCATGTCAATGCTCATCTGGAAGGGTCTCTGAAGACTCATGAGACCCAGTTTGCTGGCCTGGCTGAGGCATATACCCTCAGGGTAGCTATGGATCCTCAAGGCGTTGTGCCGAAGAGTGTTGAGGATGCCCATAAACGAATACAGTATCACCAGGAAGGgtatgaagaaagaaatgagagaaatcaaAATCACGTAAGCCTGGTAACCCGGATTGGTTGTGTACCCAAACACGCACTGAGGCGCTCTGGAAGGTATCTGCAGGTCAGGGTTTCCTACAGCCAGAGGAAAAGCTATACAAAAGGAAGTCGCCCAGGAAACTGCAATTAGAACCTTAGCCCTATATGGATTTAGCTTATCCTGCCTCTGGACTATAATAAGGAATCTATCAATGCTAATGATGAGCAGGATGGCCACTCCCTCTATCACGAACAACCAGAAAAACATAGCAGATACCCTACAGAAGAATTTCCCGAAAATCCATCTGGTAGTAAGAATAGTTACCAAGGCAAAGGGCATGTTGAGCACTGTAAGCGACATGTCTGCAAACGCCAGGCTGGCCAGGAGGATGTTAATGGCAGATCGCATGGCAGCTTTTTGGTAAACCATGAGGCAAACGACCAAGTTCCCAAGAAAAGACACGAACAGAATAAATATCATAATAGCAGAAAGGATGATCTGGAGAGGCAAGTTTAGGCTCTTAAAAACTGCTGGTGTTGGGGGCACAGCTGTGCTATTCACTGTCAAGGAATTCATCCCAGTGGGAGCCAGGGTTTCGAAACTGTATCTAAGCAGCGGACTGATGTCGGGATGCTGGAATGGTGGAGGGGCTGTAATATTCATGTACATGTTTTCAAAGACTACGAACGTTGTGTTGGTTGCCCCAGTATGGGACGCAGTCAGCACTGCAGAGAAGACCATGGTTTCAGTAGGATGGAAGGCGGCAGCCGACATGTGGGGGTTCTTCAAGAATTTCAACACAGAGCAGCAGTATCATGGTTCATGGATGGGCTTGGACAAAGAGCTCCATCTTCCACAGGAGTCCTTTTGCCTGAAAACAAGcccaaaacacaaaaaagaaat
This window encodes:
- the GPR63 gene encoding probable G-protein coupled receptor 63, which gives rise to MSAAAFHPTETMVFSAVLTASHTGATNTTFVVFENMYMNITAPPPFQHPDISPLLRYSFETLAPTGMNSLTVNSTAVPPTPAVFKSLNLPLQIILSAIMIFILFVSFLGNLVVCLMVYQKAAMRSAINILLASLAFADMSLTVLNMPFALVTILTTRWIFGKFFCRVSAMFFWLFVIEGVAILLIISIDRFLIIVQRQDKLNPYRAKVLIAVSWATSFCIAFPLAVGNPDLQIPSRAPQCVFGYTTNPGYQAYVILISLISFFIPFLVILYSFMGILNTLRHNALRIHSYPEGICLSQASKLGLMSLQRPFQMSIDMGFKTRAFTTILILFAVFIVCWAPFTTYSLVATFSEHFYYKHNFFEISTWLLWLCYLKSALNPLIYYWRIKKFHDACLDMMPKSFKFLPRLPGHTRRRIRPSAVYVCGEHRTVV